The sequence TGTCCGAGTTCAGACGTATTTCAGAAAGGGGCGGTGTTCTTGGTGCAATGGAAAGAATGTACCAAAGAAATAAGATCCAAGAAGAATCGCTCGAGTATGAACACAAAAAACATACCGGAGAGATCCCTGTGATCGGTGTGAACACTTTCTTAGGAAAAGACGGATCTCCAACAATCCTTCCGGAAGAAGTGATCCGTTCTACAGAGGATGAGAAAAAAGCACAGATCCGCGAATTGGAGGCATTCCAATTCAGGAACCAAGAAGATTCCTCTAACGCTCTGAAAAAACTCCAGGCGGCCTGTCTTTCAGGAGAGAACGGATTCGAGGCTTTGGTAGAAGCCGGAAAGGTTTGTTCATTGGGACAAATGACACATTCTCTTTATGAAGTGGGCGGCCAATACAGAAGAAGTATGTGATCGATTAGTGATACAAATCAATTCAGGGGACCTTTTTTTGTTTCCCTTAGGGTTTCAAAGTAGAAAATTTGGTCCAAGGCCATGACTTCTTCTGCAATCCAGTTTACAGAGACACATGTATACGCGGAAAAAAAACGCTTTAGAGTCGTTTTCGTGCGAAACGTATGTTCTGTCGAAACGGAAGAAATCGGCTTAATCCTGCAAAAGATCCAAGAAATCCAACCGAATCTTGTGGAGCTGGATCTTGGAAACGTAGTCGCCATCCCTTCTCTCATCCTGAATCGGATCCTAAAACTTTTGGCGGAACTAAAATCTAAAGGAGTCCCGGTGGAAATCAAAACCAGCGAAGGACTCAAAACCGTCTTGAATCGACTGAAAATCTCCCTACAATGAAAACGATTTCTATCATTCTGACCCAATGTTTCCTATTCCAAAGTTTGGTATTCGGAAGCGGTTGGTTCTGCGGAATGCTCGCCGGAGAGATTAAACTTTGTCATTGTAATCACGGAAGCCAAAAAGAAAAACACTCAGACTCGGAAGATTCAAGATTCTCTTCTAAACTTGCCGATGCGGGAGAAGATCATAAAGAGCATAAGTCTTCTTCCCTACCCGATTGTCATTCCGCTAAGTCGGGAGAAGTCCATAAATGTGCCTGTAAAAAAGCAAAAGACAAGGCCTCTTATTTAAGCGGAACTATCTGCACTCAATTTTTTACTTATTCTAAATTAGAAAACATCGCTCCCCAGGCTCTTGGTTCGGAACTTCTGAGTCGCATACAAGAAGCTTCCGGAGTGTTTGTTTCTTTCGAACTCGAAAGACCCCCTCGATTCTCCTAAACATTTTCTAAACCTCGAACGAGGAAGCATAGGATAGCTGTATCCTCATGCATATACGAAAAAACGGAAAGTATAACACTTTCCTCAGGAGAATATTATGAAATTATTATGTAGTCATATTGTTTTAATTATTTTGATCCTTTTTGCATTCAATTGCGACGGATCTTCCAACCAAAACCTGGCTCTTTTGGCATTAGCAATACAAAACCAACCAGGGATAGAATTCAAAGCAGTCGTCGGAGATAGCGACGCAACCTGCGGAGGGGATATTACCGGACATGGAGAAAGCCATTCTAGTTCCGTCACGATCCAACACGTTGCAGGAGTGATGCCGATCGGACTCAAGGATCTTAGATTTTACGTATCCGAATTCGAATTGGTGGATCAGAACGATAATGTAATTACTTTAGATGTTCCTAATACTGGAGATTGGCAGTATGCAGGAGTTGCACTTTTGGATTTCGAAAACGGAAAAGGAAGCTGCAGCGGAACAACAGAAACTAATAATTTTGTCCAAGCTTCCGTGGAGAATAAAACTTATAAAACTCTCAGATTCACCTTGGGAGTTCCGGAAAATTTAAATCATATCGATTATAGTGTGGCTCCTTCCCCTCTCAATGTCTCAGGACTTGCCTGGAGTTGGACCATGGGTTATAGATTTTTCGTAGGAGAGTTTCTATCCAACGATCCCGCAACACTCGGAAATGCGGCGGTTTTACATATGGGTTCTGCCGGTTGTTCCGAATCCGCCGGAGTTTATACATGTACAAATTCGAATCGAGCCAAGATAGAATTAACTCCAACTGAAGGATTTAATCCGTTTACTCAAAAGGTACAATTTGACCTGAAAAAAGCCGTGACCGGCTGGGATATCAGCACTGGGAGTAAATCCTGTCATTCGATGGGAGCAATGGACAGCTCGACCTGTTCCTTAGTATATCCGAATTTCGGTTTGGATTATTCCACAGGAAATGCCGGATCGGCGGCTCAGACAGTATTTGGGATCGTCTCCAAATAAAAACTAAAACGATGGTTTCGGTCTACCCGACCGAAACCGGAGTATATTATGAATCGACTTATTACGTTTTCTTTATTCTTCCTTCTTCTTTTTCAATGTTCACAATTGGGTTTGGAGAAGGAAAAAAATTCCGGATCGGAAGGCTTATTGTTACTCTTAGGCACAGGCGCTTCCGAAGGAACTCCTTATACTTGGGATCTTCCCGCAGGATTTCCCATACCAAAAGTTCCGAGTGATAATCCTATCACCTTGGAAAAGGTAGAGTTAGGAAGATTTTTGTTTTATGACACAAGGTTGTCCGAAAATGAAACCCAGTCCTGCGGAAGCTGCCATAAGCAAGAGAATGCGTTCACAGACGGACTAACTGTTTCTGTAGGTTCTACAGGACAATCCCATCCAAGAAACGCACAACATCTTTCCAACGTAGTCTATAATCTCAGACAAACATGGGCAAATCCGCTTCTTAAAAAATTAGAAGATCAGGCAAGAGTTCCTATGTTCGGGGACAATCCAGTGGAATTAGGAATGAAAGACAGGGAAGATCTTTTGTTGGAAAGATTGGAGAACGACCCGGATTACGTTCTTAAATTTAAAGCCGCCTTTCCGAATGATCAAAACCCTTTTAGTATATTGAATATTACGAAAGCTTTGTCCAGTTTTCAGAGGACATTAATCTCCGGAAATTCCGCTTATGATAGATACCAGGCGGGAGACTTATCCTCTCTGAGCGCTTCCGCCATTCGAGGAAAGAATCTATTTTTCGGAGAAAGAGCGGAATGTTTCCACTGCCATGGAGGTTTCAATTTTACGGATACGATCCTACATACCGGAACAGTATTCGAGGAAGTAACATTTCATAATAACGGATTGGATTCTTCCAGATTCGTAAGTCCTAACGGTGGATTGTACGAATTCACTACTAAGGAATCGGATCGCGGAAAATTCAGAGCGCCTTCTTTACGTAACGTAGAATTGACGGCGCCTTACATGCATGACGGTTCCATTCCGGATCTATTATCTGTGATCAATCATTATGTGAATGGTGGAACTGGAGACGGAACTACCAACTCAAACAGGGACGTTTTTGTAAGAAGTTTCTCATTAAGTGAATCCGAAAAACAGGACTTAGTGGAATTCCTAAAAAGCCTGACCGACACGGAATTTACGACCAACCCTAAATTCCAGGATCCCTTCTAAAATTTTAGATAAATATGATGAAGAATAGAATAAAATTCGAATATATCTTACTTTTCCTTGTGTCCTTCCAGGCATGCGCCTACGGGACCCTAGGAAATTCCACGGAAGAAAGATCCACAGAGCTTCAGGCGCTCTTCCGTATCATGGACGAAAGAAGAGCGATCATTTCTCCCTGGTTGTATTACTCGGACGACCAAGGAGATTCAGACATTGGTTCTTTTTTGTTAAATGGAAATACTTACCAGATACAACTCACGGAAAACGAAGTCGTCTTGGAGAGTATTTCCATGCTGTTCAAGGCGCCTGAAAATTCTTTTTCAGTTTCCTCCTCTTCAGCGGATGATAAATACCATGTATTCCATTCGGGCGGTTCGGAAACTCCTACAACTGGAACCGGTTCCTACTCTAAAAAATACGGGATCAAAGGAAGTTTTTCTCCCGGAGATATTTCGATCTCCGATTTTAATGCCTTAACCGGACCTGTAAAAAAACAAAGTTTATCCCCTTTTCCTTCCGTACCGTATGGGACCTTGGAACATATTTACGGAGAATTTTCGGACCTTCTTCTTACATTCCAAATATTTAATGGATCTACCACAAAAACGGTCCATGTAGAATTAAGAGAGGCTGAATTTCAAGTAGAAGCCTCCTGTGATTTAGAGATCCCCTACAAAAAGAATGTTCCATTCTCCATCGGATTCAGGACGGACGGTTTACTCTCCCAAAGAGCAGGATCTTCCTTTTCGATCTTAGATGCGATCTTTGCGCTCTCTGGTTCGGAGATTACAATTAACGATTTCCAAAATACTACAATTTACTCCGAAATCCTGGAGAACCTGGATACAAGCGGTCAGGTCATGGTATTATATTCATGTTTCTAATATTCCAAAAACATTTACTTCTTACTTTTATCAGAGTTCTGGCCTTTTTCTTTTTTGTCTTTTTAGGCGGTGAAATTTTTGCCCACCACGCGGGAGAAGGCCAAAATATGATCTCTTCCACAAGATTCGTGGATCCTTTTACGGGAAAAAGAGAAAAACCTTCCGATTATTTTTTGATCACCCAGGACTTCCAAAAAGGAACGATCGATAATTCCAATCTACATACGACCACGGTGTTCGGTGAGTTTAATTTCGCAGGAGGCAAATTCGCGGCAAATTTCAGCGCTCCATGGACCTATTACGAGCAAAAGGACAGAAGCGATGCGGCACGTTACGGCAAGGCATTCGTAGGAGCTAAATGGAATCCTTTGATCGATACAGGCTGGCCATTCTTCGTAATTTTGGAAGGAAGACTTGGTTTTCCTTCCGGAGGAGATACCGATAAATTTGCAGGTGGAGATTATTATTCAGGCATTGCAAATCTTACCTTAGGCGCCACATGGAAACAGTTCTTATTCGTGCTGAGAGGTTCCGGAATTTTTCCCCTTTCTAAGGACCATGCGAATCTGGATACTCAGTCAGGTCTTCCCTATTGGGCCCAAAGTTCCACCTCGTCTACACAGAACACGGAAGAACATCCCGAGATCCAAAAGATCACCCAATGGTTTGCATATGTAACTTATTTTTGGACAAAGGATTTTAGCGTCTTCGGCGGAGTATTATACAGAACTCCTTATGTAAACGTGATCGGCGGTGGCAGCCTTTTGGAAGAAGATTCAGAAACTCAGAAAAAATTCCCGAAAGCGTTCAAAGAAGCTAGTTTAGGTTTTAATTATACTCTTACCAAAGGTACCTATCTTACAATTGCCGGTCGGCTTCCTCTGATTAGAGATCCTGAGATCCGACTTTATGATTATGCGATCACGACCTCTATTTCTTTTGAACTCCCTGAATGGAGAGAATCATCTAAAAAATCGGAAAAGGAAGCCGAAGAATTCGAATCGGAAGATGATTTGGAGAAGAAGTAATTTCGCAGGCAGAGGTTTCGCACAGAGCACGCGGAGAACACAGAGGTTTTTCTCACACAGAGGCGCTAAGTCGCAGAGGGGTTTTCACAGAGAGTTTCGTTCAGACAAGTTGGAGAGTTTTTTTGTGAGGTAGGAACTCCAACATCGCAAAATTAAGATCTACTACAGCCCTCCATGCCTTTATGACTCTGTGTGAAAACTCTCCTTGGACTCGGTGGTCTGTGCGCGAAAATATGTTTTATTATAAAATTCTAATCCCAAAGAGATTGGAAGCAGAGTGCGGAATTTTTTTCGAAACTTTGGAAGCCTGACTTGGCAACACATTCTTCCTCTGTGCTTGGAAAATAGTCGATTCCTCCTCCTTCGTATTTGATCCTGCAGCATCCCTGCACCTTAGAAGGTTTTTCTTTTTTAGGCGCAGTCTCTTGGTTCTTGGTATCCTTAGGAGGTTCAGGCGAAACTCCCGATACGGAGGTAACGATCGAACAGAGATAACAAAAGGCAAAAACCAAGATCAGAGTTCGAAAATTCATCATAGCTATTTTATCTCCAGAATTACTTTACAAGGCAAGGAAAAATCCTCGGTTACAAAAAGCGAAGTCAAGTTTTTACGTTGACTCGGCGGCCTTACCAAGGTGACAAAGAGAGAAAAGTTCAAAAGACCGAATAGGAATTCGAATGAAACATCTCCGCTTAATTCTAACTGGACCTAAGTCCTTATCAATATCCGTTATCTTCCTTACGATCGCATTCAGCCAAGCTTCGGCGGAAACGATCCTTTTGAAAAACGGTGAAAAAACCTATGGAACTGT comes from Leptospira licerasiae serovar Varillal str. VAR 010 and encodes:
- a CDS encoding LIC_11090 family protein; its protein translation is MKTISIILTQCFLFQSLVFGSGWFCGMLAGEIKLCHCNHGSQKEKHSDSEDSRFSSKLADAGEDHKEHKSSSLPDCHSAKSGEVHKCACKKAKDKASYLSGTICTQFFTYSKLENIAPQALGSELLSRIQEASGVFVSFELERPPRFS
- a CDS encoding MbnP family copper-binding protein yields the protein MKLLCSHIVLIILILFAFNCDGSSNQNLALLALAIQNQPGIEFKAVVGDSDATCGGDITGHGESHSSSVTIQHVAGVMPIGLKDLRFYVSEFELVDQNDNVITLDVPNTGDWQYAGVALLDFENGKGSCSGTTETNNFVQASVENKTYKTLRFTLGVPENLNHIDYSVAPSPLNVSGLAWSWTMGYRFFVGEFLSNDPATLGNAAVLHMGSAGCSESAGVYTCTNSNRAKIELTPTEGFNPFTQKVQFDLKKAVTGWDISTGSKSCHSMGAMDSSTCSLVYPNFGLDYSTGNAGSAAQTVFGIVSK
- a CDS encoding methanobactin export MATE transporter MbnM; translation: MNRLITFSLFFLLLFQCSQLGLEKEKNSGSEGLLLLLGTGASEGTPYTWDLPAGFPIPKVPSDNPITLEKVELGRFLFYDTRLSENETQSCGSCHKQENAFTDGLTVSVGSTGQSHPRNAQHLSNVVYNLRQTWANPLLKKLEDQARVPMFGDNPVELGMKDREDLLLERLENDPDYVLKFKAAFPNDQNPFSILNITKALSSFQRTLISGNSAYDRYQAGDLSSLSASAIRGKNLFFGERAECFHCHGGFNFTDTILHTGTVFEEVTFHNNGLDSSRFVSPNGGLYEFTTKESDRGKFRAPSLRNVELTAPYMHDGSIPDLLSVINHYVNGGTGDGTTNSNRDVFVRSFSLSESEKQDLVEFLKSLTDTEFTTNPKFQDPF
- a CDS encoding LIC11086 family outer membrane transporter; its protein translation is MFLIFQKHLLLTFIRVLAFFFFVFLGGEIFAHHAGEGQNMISSTRFVDPFTGKREKPSDYFLITQDFQKGTIDNSNLHTTTVFGEFNFAGGKFAANFSAPWTYYEQKDRSDAARYGKAFVGAKWNPLIDTGWPFFVILEGRLGFPSGGDTDKFAGGDYYSGIANLTLGATWKQFLFVLRGSGIFPLSKDHANLDTQSGLPYWAQSSTSSTQNTEEHPEIQKITQWFAYVTYFWTKDFSVFGGVLYRTPYVNVIGGGSLLEEDSETQKKFPKAFKEASLGFNYTLTKGTYLTIAGRLPLIRDPEIRLYDYAITTSISFELPEWRESSKKSEKEAEEFESEDDLEKK
- a CDS encoding LIC_11321 family protein; amino-acid sequence: MMNFRTLILVFAFCYLCSIVTSVSGVSPEPPKDTKNQETAPKKEKPSKVQGCCRIKYEGGGIDYFPSTEEECVAKSGFQSFEKNSALCFQSLWD